The proteins below come from a single Mycolicibacterium sp. TY81 genomic window:
- a CDS encoding alpha/beta hydrolase family protein: MTTTLLADASGGPAAPTLPPVVAPNHHGLSLLYGWLPVTIQVIAAIVLLVAIGWRGRRWRYLWLPVCAILGIAAAAWANWFTTSQGLAGNPAPPALWIWVGLSGLALGVLILGWRGTPWWRRGVAVLAVPLCVLSTGVALNDWVGYFPTVQTAWGELTAGPLTDETEMSSVTSMKAAGVVPSHGAVVEVDIPDTASGFKHRTEIVYLPPAWFARNTPPLPAVMMVAGEFNTPADWLRIGNVASLFDNFAATHGGNAPVFVFVDAGGSFNNDTECVNGPRGNVADHLTKDVPPYMESTFGVSATPANWGVVGWSMGGTCAVDLSVMHPEQFGTFVDIAGDMGPNAGTKEQTIARLYGGSEAQWAAFDPRTVMAKHGPYQGVSGWFAISSDAPTQWKGAKAHPDAIGLGGRDGAGNPGDQTEAGKTLCAQGRQLGIDCAVVAQPGKHDWPFAVTAFQTSLPWLAGRVGTPGVPVTGFPAGSTTPAPPAGPAATIAAGTNPGK; encoded by the coding sequence GTGACGACGACGCTCCTTGCCGACGCCTCCGGCGGCCCCGCCGCCCCGACTCTTCCGCCCGTTGTCGCCCCCAATCACCACGGACTGTCCCTGCTCTACGGCTGGCTGCCGGTGACCATCCAGGTGATCGCCGCGATCGTGCTGCTCGTCGCCATCGGCTGGCGGGGCCGGCGGTGGCGCTACCTGTGGCTGCCGGTCTGCGCCATTCTCGGCATCGCGGCCGCCGCATGGGCGAACTGGTTCACCACATCGCAAGGCCTGGCGGGGAACCCGGCGCCGCCGGCCCTGTGGATCTGGGTGGGCCTGTCGGGCCTGGCGCTGGGCGTGCTGATACTCGGCTGGCGCGGCACCCCGTGGTGGCGCCGCGGCGTCGCGGTCCTCGCCGTGCCGCTGTGTGTGCTCAGTACCGGCGTTGCCCTCAACGACTGGGTCGGCTACTTCCCGACGGTGCAGACCGCGTGGGGCGAGCTCACCGCCGGCCCGTTGACCGACGAGACCGAGATGTCCAGCGTCACCTCGATGAAGGCCGCCGGTGTCGTCCCGTCGCACGGCGCGGTGGTCGAGGTGGACATCCCGGACACCGCATCGGGCTTCAAACACCGCACCGAGATCGTCTACCTGCCGCCGGCATGGTTCGCGCGCAACACCCCGCCGCTGCCGGCTGTGATGATGGTCGCCGGCGAGTTCAACACCCCGGCGGACTGGCTGCGCATCGGCAACGTCGCCAGCCTCTTCGACAACTTCGCCGCGACCCACGGCGGCAACGCGCCGGTGTTCGTCTTCGTGGACGCGGGCGGTTCGTTCAACAACGACACCGAGTGCGTCAACGGCCCGCGCGGCAACGTCGCCGACCACCTCACCAAGGACGTCCCGCCCTATATGGAATCGACGTTCGGCGTCAGCGCCACACCCGCCAACTGGGGCGTCGTGGGCTGGTCCATGGGCGGCACCTGCGCGGTGGACCTCTCGGTGATGCACCCCGAGCAGTTCGGCACGTTCGTGGACATCGCCGGGGACATGGGACCCAACGCGGGTACCAAGGAGCAGACCATCGCCCGGCTCTACGGCGGCAGTGAAGCTCAGTGGGCGGCGTTCGATCCGCGCACGGTGATGGCCAAACACGGTCCTTATCAAGGTGTTTCGGGCTGGTTCGCCATCTCGTCGGATGCCCCGACGCAGTGGAAGGGCGCCAAGGCACACCCCGATGCCATCGGCCTCGGCGGCCGCGACGGCGCCGGCAACCCGGGCGACCAGACCGAGGCCGGGAAGACGCTGTGTGCCCAGGGGCGTCAGCTGGGCATCGACTGCGCCGTCGTGGCGCAGCCGGGCAAGCACGACTGGCCGTTCGCGGTGACGGCGTTCCAGACCAGCCTGCCGTGGCTGGCGGGACGCGTCGGCACTCCCGGTGTGCCGGTGACCGGGTTCCCGGCGGGATCGACGACCCCCGCACCGCCCGCCGGCCCGGCCGCGACGATCGCGGCCGGAACAAACCCGGGCAAGTAG
- a CDS encoding cupin domain-containing protein, with protein MTTAVDLFASFVHLYDDGRIEPAERTFGSGEPGWHVMTFHAETDAEVHADYWEIHTEADELVVCLAGEIRLFLRAADDGPGVTLTTGHALVVPSGTWHRIALSRPSDIMSITFPRGSRLEQRD; from the coding sequence ATGACCACCGCCGTCGATCTGTTCGCCTCGTTCGTCCATCTCTACGACGACGGCCGCATCGAACCGGCCGAGCGCACGTTCGGCTCCGGCGAGCCAGGGTGGCACGTCATGACATTCCACGCGGAGACCGACGCCGAGGTGCATGCGGACTATTGGGAAATCCACACGGAGGCAGACGAACTCGTCGTCTGCCTCGCCGGGGAGATTCGGCTGTTCCTAAGGGCTGCCGACGACGGTCCAGGTGTCACCCTGACGACGGGACACGCGCTGGTCGTGCCGAGTGGGACGTGGCACCGCATCGCGTTGTCACGTCCCAGCGACATCATGTCGATCACGTTTCCCCGCGGCAGCCGGCTCGAGCAGCGCGACTGA
- a CDS encoding alpha/beta hydrolase produces MDPELQPFLSLFPKAELDDPVAARRRLAELSAAVPAPDTAGLQISDRSVPGRPDVPVRLYQPAEPVGAILWLRGGGFVMGDLDTEHPWAARIAQATNVVVVSVGYRCAPENPYPAALDDVYEALTWLAANASQLGVEPGRIAVGGHAAGANLAAAAALRARDEGGPRIAFQLLNQPPLDDRQRSWSARTFTDTVFMTRAKVAASWRHYLGGRPATAYAAPARAEDLSGLPPTYLATAEFDPNRDEALEFGIRLLQAGVSVELHQWPGTFHGSQVILGADVSVRLLAEISGALRRGLTAGSADLRAVPA; encoded by the coding sequence ATGGACCCCGAGCTGCAGCCCTTCCTGTCGCTGTTCCCGAAAGCCGAGTTGGACGACCCGGTGGCCGCCCGCCGGCGGCTCGCCGAACTGTCCGCCGCCGTGCCCGCTCCCGACACCGCCGGCCTGCAGATCAGCGACCGTAGCGTTCCCGGCCGCCCCGACGTTCCGGTACGGCTGTACCAACCCGCGGAACCGGTCGGCGCGATCCTGTGGCTGCGGGGCGGCGGATTCGTCATGGGTGATCTCGACACCGAGCACCCCTGGGCCGCGCGCATCGCCCAGGCCACCAACGTCGTCGTGGTGTCCGTCGGCTACCGCTGCGCACCCGAAAACCCTTATCCCGCAGCGCTGGACGACGTCTACGAGGCACTGACCTGGCTGGCGGCGAATGCGTCACAGCTCGGTGTCGAGCCGGGCCGCATCGCCGTCGGTGGTCATGCGGCGGGCGCCAACCTGGCCGCCGCGGCCGCGCTGCGGGCACGTGACGAGGGTGGCCCCCGGATCGCTTTTCAACTGCTGAACCAGCCACCGCTCGACGACCGTCAGCGCAGCTGGTCGGCCCGCACCTTCACCGACACCGTCTTCATGACGCGCGCCAAGGTCGCCGCCAGCTGGCGGCACTATCTCGGCGGCCGACCCGCGACGGCCTACGCGGCACCGGCCCGGGCCGAGGATCTGTCCGGGCTGCCGCCCACGTACCTCGCCACCGCGGAGTTCGACCCCAACCGCGACGAAGCGCTCGAATTCGGGATCCGGCTGCTGCAGGCCGGCGTGTCCGTCGAACTGCACCAGTGGCCCGGCACGTTCCACGGATCTCAGGTGATCCTCGGTGCCGACGTCTCGGTTCGTCTGCTCGCCGAGATCAGCGGTGCGTTGCGCCGCGGGTTGACCGCCGGCTCGGCGGACCTGCGGGCGGTGCCGGCATGA
- a CDS encoding AraC family transcriptional regulator: MEASTRRLSAAVWDLAIPAHRQPGLAMAGFRGRAPSQLALQLVPYPAVTVFIEFGDGVLVDATGARRTGGGVVGLTPGTVVAVGHNVDCLQIRLSPTLAHTVFGDCDPTGVLPLDAVWGRAAERLCERLHTASSWDERFAIATTELAHRRETGPAADPEVAAAWHAMVRSRGQVRIEHVADEIGWSRKRLWHRFGTQIGLPPKRAAQLIRFDDAAHRLATGAAPAEVAGACGYADQSHLHRDARLFAGLTPAGVAEAPWLDVDPVAWR; the protein is encoded by the coding sequence ATGGAAGCGAGCACGCGGCGGCTGAGTGCCGCCGTGTGGGACCTCGCGATTCCGGCGCATCGGCAGCCGGGGCTGGCCATGGCCGGTTTCCGCGGCCGGGCACCGTCGCAACTCGCGCTGCAGCTCGTGCCCTACCCCGCGGTGACGGTGTTCATCGAGTTCGGCGACGGTGTACTCGTCGACGCCACAGGCGCACGCCGGACCGGCGGCGGGGTCGTCGGCCTGACGCCCGGCACCGTGGTCGCTGTCGGCCACAACGTCGACTGCCTCCAGATCCGGCTGTCGCCGACACTCGCCCACACGGTGTTCGGCGACTGCGACCCCACCGGGGTGCTGCCCCTCGACGCGGTCTGGGGCCGTGCCGCCGAGCGCCTGTGCGAGCGGCTGCACACGGCATCGTCGTGGGACGAGCGGTTCGCCATCGCCACAACGGAATTGGCGCACCGGCGCGAAACCGGGCCCGCCGCGGACCCCGAGGTCGCCGCGGCGTGGCACGCGATGGTGCGCAGCCGTGGACAAGTCCGGATCGAGCACGTCGCCGACGAGATCGGCTGGAGTCGCAAGCGACTGTGGCATCGGTTCGGCACGCAGATCGGCCTGCCACCCAAGCGGGCCGCACAACTGATCCGGTTCGACGACGCCGCGCACCGCCTTGCGACCGGCGCCGCGCCCGCCGAGGTGGCCGGTGCCTGCGGCTATGCCGACCAATCGCATCTGCACCGCGACGCCCGGTTGTTCGCGGGGTTGACGCCGGCGGGTGTCGCCGAGGCGCCGTGGCTCGACGTCGATCCCGTGGCGTGGCGGTAG
- a CDS encoding zinc-binding dehydrogenase: MRTVSIDAPGNVYVDTVPDPALPGPDGAVVQITTAAICGSDLHFYEGDYPLATPLALGHEAIGTVVEVGPEVRTVKVGDPVLISSVAGCGHCVGCDTKDPITCVSGPLIFGSGVLGGAQAELLAVPSADFQLHRLPSDLSTEAALLLTDNLATGWAAAQRADIPPGGTVVVFGLGAVGLCAVRCAIAQGAGQVFAVDPVEGRREMAALSGATAITPEQIGAVHEATGGRGAAAVIDAVGNDTTMNAALATVRAGGTVSVVGVHDLNPFPFPATLSLIRSITLRMTTAPVQQTWPALIPLLQSGRLDVDGIFTHAMSLDDAPKAYAAVAARTADCIKVTLTP; this comes from the coding sequence TTGAGAACCGTATCGATCGACGCCCCCGGGAATGTCTACGTCGACACCGTGCCCGACCCGGCGCTGCCTGGGCCCGACGGCGCCGTCGTCCAGATCACCACGGCGGCCATCTGCGGATCGGACCTGCATTTCTACGAAGGCGACTACCCGTTGGCCACGCCGCTGGCGCTCGGTCACGAGGCCATCGGCACGGTCGTCGAGGTGGGTCCGGAGGTGCGCACCGTCAAAGTCGGTGACCCGGTGCTGATCTCGTCGGTGGCGGGTTGCGGCCACTGCGTCGGCTGCGACACCAAAGACCCGATCACCTGTGTATCGGGCCCGCTGATCTTCGGCTCCGGGGTGCTCGGTGGCGCGCAGGCAGAACTGCTCGCGGTGCCGTCCGCCGACTTCCAGTTACACCGGCTGCCAAGCGATCTCAGCACCGAGGCCGCGCTGCTGCTGACCGACAACCTGGCCACCGGCTGGGCCGCGGCGCAGCGCGCCGACATCCCGCCCGGCGGCACCGTTGTTGTCTTCGGTCTGGGTGCGGTCGGCCTGTGTGCGGTGCGCTGCGCCATCGCGCAGGGTGCGGGTCAGGTGTTCGCCGTCGACCCGGTCGAGGGGCGCCGCGAGATGGCCGCGCTCAGTGGCGCCACCGCGATCACGCCGGAGCAGATCGGCGCCGTCCACGAAGCGACGGGCGGCAGGGGAGCAGCCGCGGTCATCGACGCTGTCGGCAACGACACCACCATGAACGCGGCGCTGGCCACCGTGCGCGCCGGCGGCACGGTGTCCGTCGTCGGCGTGCACGACCTCAACCCGTTCCCGTTCCCCGCGACCCTGTCACTCATCCGCAGCATCACGCTGCGCATGACCACTGCGCCGGTCCAGCAGACCTGGCCGGCGTTGATCCCGCTGCTGCAGTCGGGCCGGCTCGACGTCGACGGCATCTTCACTCACGCCATGTCGCTCGATGACGCGCCGAAGGCCTATGCCGCGGTTGCGGCCCGGACCGCGGATTGCATCAAGGTCACGCTGACCCCGTAG
- a CDS encoding alpha/beta fold hydrolase, which translates to MANQETLDLTLPRLRMRALAWGPADGRLMLCLHGFPDSAHGWRRVAPLLAEAGYRVVAPFMRGYAPSGVPADGNYHVGALVSDVLDLYDALGGGPDAVLVGHDWGAFAANAVAAYQDSPFAAVVSMSVPPLAAMSQAKFSPARTARMGLVQLRMSWYIMYFQLPCLPERTLHRVIPRLWRDWSPAGTDVAADVATTLAALPTPEHRAAAVGYYRALVRPGSVGGPYAEFERYLRELPCAPILYLHGTDDGAMQVGYTEQLLTALPAGSVVRTIDGAGHFLQVDRPADVAAAILSYVGRS; encoded by the coding sequence ATGGCCAATCAGGAGACCCTGGACCTCACGCTGCCGCGACTGCGCATGCGGGCGCTGGCGTGGGGGCCGGCTGACGGACGATTGATGTTGTGCCTGCACGGTTTTCCGGACAGCGCACATGGCTGGCGCCGGGTCGCCCCGCTGCTCGCCGAGGCGGGCTACCGGGTTGTGGCACCCTTCATGCGCGGCTACGCCCCGAGTGGCGTGCCCGCCGACGGCAACTACCACGTCGGCGCGCTGGTGTCCGACGTGCTCGACCTCTACGACGCGTTGGGCGGCGGGCCCGACGCGGTGCTGGTGGGGCATGACTGGGGCGCCTTCGCCGCCAATGCCGTTGCCGCGTATCAGGATTCGCCGTTCGCTGCGGTGGTCTCGATGTCCGTCCCGCCGCTGGCGGCAATGAGCCAGGCCAAGTTCAGCCCGGCCCGCACCGCCCGGATGGGCCTGGTCCAACTCCGAATGAGTTGGTACATCATGTACTTTCAGCTCCCCTGCCTGCCGGAACGCACGCTGCACCGGGTCATCCCGCGACTCTGGCGCGACTGGTCGCCGGCCGGCACCGACGTCGCCGCGGATGTCGCGACGACGCTCGCGGCGCTGCCGACACCCGAGCACCGTGCGGCCGCCGTCGGCTACTACCGGGCGCTGGTGCGGCCGGGCAGTGTCGGTGGGCCGTACGCCGAGTTCGAACGCTATCTGCGGGAGCTGCCGTGCGCGCCGATCCTGTACCTGCACGGTACGGACGACGGCGCCATGCAGGTGGGCTACACCGAGCAGCTGCTGACCGCGCTGCCGGCCGGTTCGGTGGTCCGAACCATCGACGGGGCAGGGCATTTCCTGCAGGTCGACCGTCCGGCCGACGTGGCCGCGGCGATCCTGAGCTACGTCGGGCGCAGCTAG
- a CDS encoding saccharopine dehydrogenase family protein — protein sequence MTTTKRIVFIGAAGEMCRVAIERFATAAGDGGWALELYDIRPELLHDFAAKLPGTATVGSFDLFDGGALRRAIEGADLVVLGAGPYNRTAEPVMAACIEKKVPYLDLDDDEASTRAALALDAKAKAAGVPILICCGASPGYTNVMTADAARDMDVVERIDICWVTGDEGPVPYGRAVLDHAIRGFAGPCWTWEGGRAVQHQTFIENDVFDVGNSLGDAYRFYECAHPEAVTLPRRWPGADRVRVLGALDPPPTNGIMRGVAVAVQDNKITMDEAIDFVNDLLTDKTGSVKVWRHALSGLWGTIRRGEIGAVEVLKFMATSAAKKHPPFRGTNYVRVTGTRDGQPVVSVRRAPVSGPGTPWTTMASLTGSATAAFMLLALDRLGERSGVLAPEDWADPETFYRALAATGRAPLHQVVEAVVTPSTAVTSRKAVSA from the coding sequence ATGACCACGACAAAGCGAATTGTCTTCATCGGTGCAGCCGGCGAGATGTGCCGCGTCGCCATCGAACGTTTCGCCACGGCGGCCGGCGACGGCGGCTGGGCGCTCGAGCTCTACGACATCCGGCCCGAACTCCTGCACGACTTCGCGGCGAAGCTGCCCGGCACCGCGACGGTCGGCTCGTTCGACCTCTTCGACGGCGGCGCGTTGCGCCGGGCCATCGAGGGTGCCGACCTCGTCGTCCTCGGCGCGGGGCCGTACAACCGCACCGCCGAGCCGGTGATGGCCGCCTGCATCGAGAAGAAGGTGCCCTACCTGGATCTCGACGACGACGAGGCGAGCACCCGCGCGGCGCTGGCACTCGACGCCAAGGCGAAGGCCGCGGGCGTGCCGATCCTGATCTGTTGCGGGGCCTCACCCGGATACACCAACGTGATGACGGCGGACGCCGCTCGCGACATGGATGTTGTTGAGCGCATTGACATCTGCTGGGTCACCGGCGACGAAGGACCGGTGCCGTATGGCCGCGCGGTGCTCGACCACGCGATCCGGGGCTTCGCCGGGCCGTGCTGGACCTGGGAAGGCGGCCGCGCCGTGCAGCATCAGACGTTCATCGAGAACGACGTCTTCGACGTCGGCAACTCACTCGGCGATGCCTACCGGTTCTACGAGTGCGCGCATCCGGAAGCGGTGACGTTGCCGCGGCGCTGGCCGGGCGCCGACCGGGTTCGCGTGCTGGGCGCGCTCGACCCGCCACCCACGAACGGCATCATGCGCGGCGTCGCAGTTGCCGTACAGGACAACAAGATCACCATGGACGAGGCCATCGACTTCGTCAACGACCTGCTGACCGACAAGACCGGCTCGGTCAAGGTGTGGCGGCACGCGCTGTCCGGGCTCTGGGGCACCATCCGTCGCGGCGAGATCGGGGCCGTCGAGGTGCTGAAGTTCATGGCGACATCGGCGGCCAAGAAGCACCCGCCGTTCCGGGGCACCAACTACGTGCGGGTGACCGGCACCCGCGATGGGCAGCCGGTGGTTTCCGTGCGGCGGGCGCCCGTGAGTGGGCCGGGCACGCCGTGGACCACCATGGCGTCGCTCACCGGATCGGCCACCGCGGCGTTCATGCTGTTGGCACTCGATCGGTTGGGTGAACGGTCGGGTGTCCTGGCGCCAGAGGACTGGGCGGACCCGGAGACGTTCTACCGCGCGCTGGCGGCGACCGGCCGGGCGCCGCTGCACCAGGTGGTCGAGGCAGTGGTCACGCCGAGCACCGCGGTGACCTCCCGGAAGGCGGTCTCGGCATGA
- a CDS encoding FAD-binding oxidoreductase produces MNLLTETGWAEVPVGEPALAGEVTCDVAVVGGGVGGMTAALRLAESGADVVLIEAQTCGWGASSRNAGYVTNSIAADPALLALLFRREKVRALFQFAECAVEFTEEAIARRGIDCDFEKVGIVQAAVSKGQLRKARRNAKIMAEAGSSAEFVEGPAAGLPDGFLGGMREGIGGTLNPGKYVLGLRDAVLRSGARVFEHTAVQDVDAGPAGVTVRTAGGRVRAKQALLTANAYGKDLAVTPRRLVSPVWTSLVETEPVAPERLDAIGWTSRAPLVTAHMILESYRVTPRKTIVFGTRRLETTNGPLRARTPSAPVVDDLVRGFRERFPGLSDVAPGRAWGGWIGMSSTWLPVAGEAAPNVLYSLACNGHGFAQAQYVGSMLADRLSGAPVPDDLAAIWHEGRFWPSFVSQPALTLGWFGDRVLDRLARV; encoded by the coding sequence ATGAACCTGTTGACGGAAACCGGTTGGGCCGAGGTACCGGTCGGCGAACCCGCGCTCGCCGGCGAGGTGACATGTGATGTCGCGGTCGTCGGGGGCGGCGTCGGCGGGATGACGGCAGCCCTGCGGCTCGCCGAGTCCGGTGCCGACGTCGTGCTGATCGAGGCACAGACCTGCGGCTGGGGCGCCAGTTCGCGCAACGCCGGCTATGTCACCAACTCGATCGCCGCTGACCCGGCGCTCCTGGCGCTGCTGTTCCGGCGGGAAAAGGTCCGCGCGCTGTTCCAATTCGCCGAATGCGCAGTCGAATTCACCGAGGAAGCCATTGCGCGCCGGGGCATCGACTGCGACTTCGAGAAGGTCGGCATCGTGCAGGCCGCCGTGTCGAAGGGGCAATTGCGCAAGGCCCGCCGCAACGCGAAGATCATGGCGGAGGCCGGATCGTCGGCCGAATTCGTCGAAGGACCCGCGGCGGGGTTGCCGGACGGGTTCCTCGGCGGCATGCGCGAGGGCATCGGCGGCACCCTGAACCCGGGCAAGTACGTGCTCGGTCTCCGTGACGCCGTCTTGCGCTCGGGGGCAAGGGTTTTCGAGCATACGGCCGTGCAGGACGTCGATGCGGGTCCGGCCGGGGTGACGGTCCGGACCGCAGGTGGTCGCGTCCGCGCCAAGCAGGCGCTGCTCACCGCCAACGCCTACGGCAAGGACCTCGCCGTCACGCCGCGGCGGCTGGTGTCGCCGGTGTGGACCTCGCTGGTGGAGACCGAGCCGGTCGCACCGGAACGGCTGGATGCGATCGGCTGGACGAGTCGTGCACCCCTGGTGACCGCCCACATGATCCTGGAGAGCTACCGCGTAACCCCCAGGAAAACCATCGTTTTCGGCACGCGCCGGCTGGAGACCACCAACGGCCCGCTGCGCGCACGGACGCCGTCGGCGCCCGTCGTCGACGACCTCGTGCGCGGCTTCCGGGAACGCTTCCCCGGACTGAGTGATGTTGCGCCTGGGCGGGCGTGGGGTGGCTGGATCGGCATGAGCTCCACGTGGCTGCCGGTCGCCGGAGAAGCGGCGCCCAATGTCCTGTATTCGTTGGCGTGCAACGGACATGGCTTCGCCCAGGCACAGTATGTCGGCAGCATGCTCGCCGACAGGCTGTCCGGCGCACCCGTGCCGGACGACCTCGCGGCCATCTGGCACGAGGGCCGATTCTGGCCCAGCTTCGTCAGCCAGCCGGCGCTGACCCTCGGCTGGTTCGGCGACCGGGTTCTCGACCGTCTGGCCCGGGTGTAG
- a CDS encoding transporter translates to MDVIGALFVLADLLMIFAGFTYGWKFIRRHGNYLLGLEWIIVATSGVNFLLYAVLRLSQDSPSFHVAIFFDAFSRSVGITLILVLGLMAVTHGYKPSRAVDIGVFALAGAVGLGLTFYALRTASPVTHHIGLAGAVFLVTVNVLTSIFLVYFAARLWRVGERKHAVLVGAVTAMGAVIAATYDFYDVPGDDPNRTIFYTAALTTWGLQLIVYYYAYRALDKHNRAVVMN, encoded by the coding sequence ATGGACGTCATCGGCGCGCTGTTCGTCCTCGCGGACCTGCTCATGATCTTCGCCGGGTTCACTTACGGGTGGAAGTTCATCCGGCGCCATGGGAACTACCTGCTCGGCCTCGAATGGATCATCGTCGCGACCTCCGGGGTCAACTTCCTGCTCTACGCGGTGCTGCGGCTGAGCCAGGACAGCCCGAGTTTCCACGTCGCGATCTTCTTCGACGCGTTCTCCCGGTCGGTCGGCATCACCTTGATCCTCGTGTTGGGGTTGATGGCGGTGACCCACGGCTACAAGCCGTCGCGCGCCGTCGACATCGGTGTCTTCGCGCTCGCCGGTGCGGTCGGTCTCGGCCTGACGTTCTACGCGCTGCGGACGGCGTCGCCCGTCACCCACCACATCGGGTTGGCCGGCGCGGTGTTCCTGGTCACGGTCAACGTCCTCACGAGCATCTTCCTCGTCTATTTCGCGGCCCGGCTGTGGCGCGTGGGGGAGCGCAAACATGCGGTTCTCGTCGGCGCCGTCACGGCGATGGGAGCCGTCATCGCCGCGACGTACGACTTCTATGACGTCCCCGGTGATGATCCGAACCGGACGATCTTCTACACCGCGGCGTTGACGACGTGGGGGCTGCAGTTGATCGTCTACTACTACGCCTACCGCGCACTGGACAAACACAATCGAGCGGTTGTGATGAACTAG
- a CDS encoding TetR/AcrR family transcriptional regulator, protein MSRRPKHDPKESEREILVAAEEFLRERPFREMTVDAVMSRTGLKRPAFYVHFRDRHDLALRVVEHLGMEIGEMVDRWLVGTDLVNDARSAFRGLTEVYSQHGRVLRALSDAAGSDEKVEAAYAQLIQQFIDATAKRIADDQADGKIKAGLDAVETARALVWMDERYLTQSFSAEPHPDPDVVVEVLYNIWMAALYGPR, encoded by the coding sequence ATGAGCAGACGTCCGAAGCACGACCCCAAAGAGTCTGAACGCGAGATCCTCGTCGCCGCGGAGGAGTTCTTGCGGGAGCGGCCCTTTCGCGAGATGACGGTCGACGCCGTGATGAGCCGGACCGGGCTCAAGCGGCCGGCGTTCTACGTGCACTTCCGCGACCGCCACGACCTGGCGCTGCGCGTCGTCGAGCATCTCGGGATGGAGATCGGAGAAATGGTCGACCGGTGGCTCGTGGGAACCGATCTCGTCAACGATGCCCGGTCGGCATTCCGGGGCCTGACCGAGGTCTACTCGCAGCACGGGCGCGTCTTGCGTGCGCTGTCGGATGCGGCGGGCTCCGACGAGAAGGTCGAGGCCGCATACGCACAACTGATTCAGCAGTTCATCGACGCCACCGCCAAGCGCATCGCCGACGACCAGGCGGACGGGAAGATCAAGGCCGGCCTCGATGCGGTGGAAACCGCGCGGGCCTTGGTGTGGATGGACGAACGCTATCTGACACAGTCGTTTTCGGCCGAGCCGCACCCGGATCCCGATGTCGTCGTCGAGGTGCTGTACAACATTTGGATGGCAGCGTTATACGGACCGCGGTAG
- a CDS encoding TIGR03617 family F420-dependent LLM class oxidoreductase — MRVQLQIDGAPQRAADHARELAGLGADGVFTFEGPHDVFLPLVAAAGAANVDLMTNVAIAGPRSPLHLAHAAYDLQVYSGGRFRLGLGSQIKVHIEKRYGAQWAKPAEKMAETVTAIKAIFDCWEGKAPLNFRGKHFTHTLMPPNFNPGPNPFGPPAVLMGALGPIMTRTAAQVADGLLVMPFHSARHFADRTLTAVGEGLQIAGRAPGDLQIIAQAMVAVARTEVDLTAAINGVATLIAFYGSTPAYLPVLETEGWADLQPQLNAMSKVGDFAGMRALISDDMVRTIGIVGTPEECAAEIGRRFGGHVDEICCYFPGYEQRPEDVRDLVTALHTQ; from the coding sequence ATGCGGGTACAACTGCAGATCGACGGAGCACCGCAGCGGGCGGCCGACCACGCCCGCGAGCTGGCGGGTCTCGGTGCCGACGGGGTGTTCACCTTCGAAGGCCCGCACGATGTCTTCCTGCCGCTCGTCGCGGCGGCCGGCGCGGCGAACGTGGACCTGATGACCAACGTCGCGATCGCCGGCCCGCGCAGCCCGCTGCATCTCGCGCACGCCGCCTACGACCTGCAGGTGTACAGCGGTGGCAGGTTCCGGCTGGGCCTGGGCTCACAGATCAAGGTGCACATCGAAAAGCGTTACGGCGCACAGTGGGCCAAACCCGCCGAGAAGATGGCCGAGACCGTCACCGCGATCAAGGCGATCTTCGACTGCTGGGAAGGCAAGGCGCCGTTGAATTTTCGCGGCAAGCACTTCACCCACACCTTGATGCCGCCGAACTTCAACCCCGGGCCCAACCCCTTCGGTCCGCCGGCGGTGCTCATGGGGGCGCTGGGGCCGATCATGACCCGCACCGCCGCGCAGGTCGCCGACGGGCTGCTGGTGATGCCGTTCCACAGCGCGCGGCATTTCGCCGACCGGACCCTGACGGCAGTGGGGGAGGGCTTGCAGATCGCCGGGCGCGCGCCCGGCGATCTGCAGATCATCGCGCAGGCCATGGTGGCGGTGGCACGGACCGAGGTAGATCTGACCGCGGCGATCAACGGCGTCGCCACGCTGATCGCGTTCTACGGCTCCACGCCCGCCTACCTGCCGGTGCTCGAGACCGAGGGGTGGGCGGACCTGCAGCCCCAACTCAACGCGATGTCCAAGGTCGGTGACTTCGCGGGCATGCGCGCCTTGATCAGTGACGACATGGTGCGCACCATCGGCATCGTCGGCACCCCGGAGGAATGCGCCGCCGAGATCGGCCGCCGCTTCGGCGGACACGTCGACGAAATCTGTTGCTATTTCCCGGGTTACGAACAGCGGCCCGAGGACGTACGGGACCTGGTCACGGCCCTGCACACCCAGTGA